In one window of Maribacter sp. BPC-D8 DNA:
- a CDS encoding phage holin family protein: MGVIDSLNETSNKAIDVGEVYYKKTQEYYRLKVFQQLTMTTGMLLKMAVIGGLAFLALIFITVAGVVFLANVLESMVGACLIAGALFVVLLILAYVFRGKIDNMLVKKLSVKFFN; encoded by the coding sequence ATGGGAGTTATTGATTCACTTAACGAAACGTCTAATAAGGCAATTGATGTAGGAGAGGTTTACTACAAGAAAACCCAAGAATACTACAGGCTAAAAGTGTTTCAACAATTAACAATGACCACCGGTATGCTGCTGAAAATGGCAGTTATAGGTGGTCTTGCTTTTTTGGCACTTATATTTATAACGGTAGCAGGTGTTGTTTTCTTGGCAAATGTTCTCGAGAGTATGGTAGGCGCTTGTTTAATTGCCGGAGCTTTGTTTGTCGTGTTATTAATTTTAGCCTATGTTTTTAGAGGTAAAATTGACAACATGCTAGTAAAAAAGCTGTCGGTTAAATTCTTTAATTAA
- a CDS encoding Dps family protein: MSYLDIKSKDIQPIVDELNTLLADYNLYYQNLRGYHWNVSGKNFFDLHIKFEELYTDARIKIDEIAERILTLRHNPTSEFSKYFEMSSIKETSSLIADTDMVDHILNQHEILLKQMNKVIKKAEAGGDEGTIDMIGGYIGEIEKVSWMLDAWSKE; encoded by the coding sequence ATGAGCTATTTAGATATTAAATCAAAAGATATACAGCCAATCGTTGATGAATTGAACACGTTGCTGGCAGATTACAATTTGTACTACCAAAACCTGAGAGGTTATCACTGGAATGTTTCTGGAAAGAACTTTTTTGACCTCCACATTAAGTTCGAAGAACTCTATACCGACGCAAGAATTAAAATCGATGAAATTGCTGAGCGTATCTTAACCCTAAGACACAACCCAACTAGCGAGTTTTCAAAATATTTTGAAATGTCTTCTATTAAAGAAACATCTTCCCTTATTGCAGATACCGATATGGTAGATCACATTTTAAATCAACATGAAATTTTGTTGAAGCAAATGAACAAGGTGATTAAGAAAGCTGAAGCTGGTGGTGATGAAGGAACTATTGATATGATCGGTGGTTATATAGGCGAAATTGAAAAAGTAAGTTGGATGCTTGATGCCTGGTCGAAAGAATAA
- a CDS encoding YtxH domain-containing protein, with protein sequence MNNSGNTLLAIIAGSAIGAALGILYAPDKGENTRKLIADQAAATRDNFADNAVDLKNRVASKMSDEKDTLDTRVESLVSDLSYKTEDVISTLEKKLSELKSKNKKLQKTV encoded by the coding sequence ATGAACAATAGTGGAAATACATTATTAGCAATTATCGCAGGATCTGCAATAGGTGCAGCCTTAGGAATTCTTTACGCACCAGATAAAGGTGAGAATACAAGAAAATTAATTGCTGATCAAGCAGCTGCAACAAGAGATAATTTTGCCGACAATGCAGTAGACCTAAAAAACAGAGTTGCTTCTAAAATGTCTGACGAAAAAGACACTTTAGATACACGAGTAGAATCTTTAGTTTCTGATTTGAGCTATAAAACAGAAGATGTAATTTCAACTTTAGAGAAGAAATTGTCGGAGTTGAAGTCAAAAAATAAGAAACTGCAGAAAACAGTATAA
- a CDS encoding DUF2652 domain-containing protein gives MKGEPMLICIPDISGFTEFMSETDFELSSKIIPALLNQIIYTNKIGLKVSEIEGDAVLFFKTGEMPSLENLIEQCRKFYTEFYKELTSLRKKHIKNKDAESIPEILGLKIILHYGKEIALTKVGNSIKLFGEDLIIAHKLLKNEINLSEYLLLTDGLTNYYKENNLNDQFDWGSLKHNSTEYDHVGEINYSYINLKPLVEE, from the coding sequence ATGAAAGGAGAACCAATGTTAATATGTATACCAGACATAAGCGGATTTACTGAGTTTATGAGCGAAACTGATTTTGAATTAAGTTCTAAAATCATTCCTGCGCTTTTAAACCAAATTATCTACACGAATAAAATCGGACTCAAAGTTTCGGAAATAGAAGGCGATGCCGTTCTATTTTTTAAGACTGGCGAAATGCCGAGCTTAGAAAATTTAATTGAGCAGTGTAGAAAGTTTTATACCGAATTTTATAAGGAACTTACTTCACTTAGAAAAAAACATATAAAGAATAAAGATGCCGAATCAATACCCGAAATTCTTGGTCTAAAAATTATACTACATTACGGTAAAGAAATCGCTTTGACCAAAGTTGGTAATAGCATTAAACTGTTCGGTGAAGATCTTATTATAGCTCACAAATTGTTGAAAAACGAAATTAACTTGAGCGAATATTTACTCTTAACCGATGGCTTGACCAATTACTATAAAGAGAACAATTTAAACGATCAGTTCGATTGGGGCTCATTAAAACATAATTCTACCGAGTATGACCACGTGGGTGAAATAAACTACTCATATATCAACTTAAAACCTTTGGTAGAAGAATAA